One Periophthalmus magnuspinnatus isolate fPerMag1 chromosome 4, fPerMag1.2.pri, whole genome shotgun sequence genomic window, TTTACCACACTCGGGGTTGACCAGTAGAGGAAGGACTGTGGAACTACAGAGttagtgtaaagtgtaaaagcACCTCGTCACAATATGTTGATTGAACGAAAAAGGAGTATTGTCCCAGGATAAGATTGAAAATGGTAGTTTGAATGCATATAGTTGACAACTCttaaaggctgcagtttttgaggaaccatcatttcctccacaaacaacaagaTTCTAGTCTAATATTGCATAAaattgctaaccctgtagtttagatctgtacaaccATGTTTTAAAgtacatgtgattcttgtattattttgccAGTCCATATAATCTATTAGTTGTCTCTGatttaaatgagaactttgaacagaatccaatTTTTTTAAACGCTAAACTAATCACAATCACTGTGCATTAGAATAATCACcagtagatatttttcccaaattgttcagccctaaggaTACcgattcctttttttttttaagtaaccaTATTGCCCAGCTCTTCTTGGCCCAGTTTAAGAAGGTGCTGCCTGGTATTCCACAGGCGTTTGAGACCATCCCACATGGCTTTCACAGTGAGGAAAAGCCTACAGCATGTAATATGAGTTCTGCCGCTGTTGATTCAGAGTCCACATGTGAAATATCCTGACACAGTTATAGTCCTGTCCACATGTCTCCAATGTTTGTCCTGGGTGAGTCTCACAGTGGAGAGGTGAGCTTTGTTGAGCTGCTCTAGCGGTTTACCTTGAACAAGAGAAGGACAAGTCCATGACCCACATCAAAGAAGGTTACTCTAAAGCATTTGATGCAAAATAAAGTAGAGACAACTGTGAAACTTGACACTGTAATATAAACCTTGGAACTCCTTCATACAAGCTGACTGGAATGTTTGTCATCCAACATAGATTTAAGCAGCTCtttagacagtttttcagtcaaaatTAAGTTGTTTTGTGGGAAGACATTGTTTCTACACTGGCTTCACTGGAGTATGTACCATTAAATGCAGTTTGTGTAAAATAATGTTCAAATTTAACTTTGTAGAATGACCCTTTGCTTCAACGATGACATCTAGTAGCCTAATTGCAACTCTTTAAAGAAATAGCTCTGCTTTagtttaatagttttatttgtatgttgaTGAAATAGTCCATATACATTTGTTGTTAGGTCTTCATTTTCACAGAATGACGGTATAATGAAGTAGATGAAGGGCACAGGCGTCTTAAGCTTCTGTACAGTGTTAGTTTctcataaacactgttaatcCAGAGGCACATGCTTTGACTTAAACCCCTCTCACTTTTGGTTGGTTGGATTGTTTTTCCTCAGTTTCTGCCCTCTTTCTTCTCAGAGATATTTTCTCAGGCCTGAGTTGTACTGTCTGCTACACACACATTGATACTAGTGTCAAACAGTAACTGTAATACCCTGTGAAATTTAGGGCATCACCTTGGGCTGAAGCAATTCCCGCCTTATttcattcaatttaaaatgAGAAGCAATTTGGAAAAATGTATGTgctaaagctttttttttttttttttacttttgaattcATTCTGCTGTTCAGCCCAGGAGCCTTATTCTTGTATTTGGCTCAGAAATTGGTCATTTCTGTAATCCTGTAAAAATCTGTGATCCAAATCCATGCACAAACAATTCTTTCTTGACCCTTTACCAACCTTTATAATCTTAATCTAAAATGTATATTGCTTGTCTATAAAACTATGTAAGTATAATGAGTATATGACTGTTATGATGGCCATAGGGTTACCTGTGTGCTCAGCTGATGTCGGGCAGGTGGTTCAGAGTTGACGTGATAATGAGgcaacagaggagggaggacttGGGCTCAGTATGAGGGGAAGTGATTGCGAGAGTACATTGAGAACTTGCAGCTTGATGGCAACAAAACACTTTCCTCACAATATTTCCATGAATTATCGACTTGTGTCATTAGGTCATGGTCCATTGTTAATTGTCTGGATTTATTCTCCCTGTGATTACCAGTGAGTTAGGGTGAGCGATGGCAACAAaaattcatatcttgattttaagTATCCCAGCAGCAACAGCATTCAGACAATACTATGTGATCCAACCAaaattatcttatttatttatttatttatttattttattgattgaggtttaaatatcagacaaatATGAAAAAGCTGCATATTACCACAGAAGTTTCATCTTATAccctttgaaaaaaacaacatgtgaaCAGTTTTATGCAGTAAattttaattttcaacattatacACTATACTCAAATTCTGCATATCAACAATTCAATATATTGCCCATCTTTGGTAGtgtacaacaacaaaatataattcACTGGATaataattatgcatttttatgaataaataactGGAGTATAGATGTATTAGTAATCTGTATCTACATTCTAAGCTATCTGTCTATATCTACATTCACATTGGCGCCTCTTCACCACTGAACCACACTTTTGTTGCGTATTGTATTTGTTagtaaaataacatttaaaagacCCACATATTTcagccaatgtttttttttctttgtttggcAACGTTGCTTGTTAATACAATAGCAGACTAATCAAATTTTAGACAATGCAGCTTTAGGCTGGCTCAGAGactataaatgtaactgaggtCATGCTGACTCCAGGAGGCCTCATATGGGGCTTTCTCAGTTGCTACATTTATGATTTAATTTGTCAATTCACAACCTTATAATCAACTTACCAGTATTGTCTTTACTGTATGTTGTATGTGCTTATTTCTGTCAGTGAATAGAGATAAAATAGATGCTCTTTTTTACCAATTTGTACAGGTTCTTGTGTGTTGACAGCTTTACATCAACAATGTTTGTAATACATTTGAAACATTGTTGAACTTTTTCTTCTGTTCTTGTCAGGGTTCCAGGTTGGTGTGGTGAGAGAGCTAGCTAACTGCGGGGAGGACCGCCTGGGGTACTGTGCACCTGGCTTTCAAGGTACTGCAATGCTAACAGACCATCAAACTCACCTCATtagaatgttttatatttttgtttaccagTTCACATGAGACTACCCTGAGACAACTCTCATGTTTTAAGTTTCTACATCATATATCAAATTTCAAAGTTTTGTAGCCAAACTGAATTTGAATTATAatatttcttattattttgtctGCAGTTGTCTGACACTAAATGCAATTCAATTCCCACTTATTTAGAAATAAGTAAATTCTATGCTGATTGGAAAACGTAACTTTGATGTAGATTACTTGTGtcataatatttatttacttaccctgtataaaagtacaatgtagtaacaagattttttaaaataaaccagtCATCTATTCTATGCCCTTCCCTATAATTGGGAGACTTGTCACTTTCTTTGCTGTTTTGACAGCCCAGTCCTAAGTCAGACCATATGCATCAGTCTATGTAAGACTGTAATGTATTTAGAGATCTGTGTAAAAGTTTGCCTTACGTTATCTGAATTCACACAGTAAAAGCAGAAGGTTATGAAAGAAAGTATTCATCATACTCCATGTTGGTATTTCCAGTGATTGCAGAGACTTTAGTGGGGGTTTTCTGGTGCACTGCACTCAGCAGCTAGCGCCGGTCAGGAGCTGCCTCTGTAAAATAGAAGGAAAGGGCTTGGTCCACAGTGTGCCAGAGAGAAAGTGCAGCCTGGTGCAGCCTGTAGATAAGATCAAAGTGTAGCAGGAGCACTTTTTCTCACATTGCCTGTAATGCGGTGGCCCTAGTGGGCATTGTGTTCTGGGGCTGCGACCAGCTCTAgtcagttcagtttttgttttttttttaaatcaatgttgGACTTGCAGTAGAAAAGATAGCTCAGTTTACAACACTGAAAGTACTGAGACAGTGAGATACTTTGAGTGGGTGTTCACCTGCCGACTCTTTCATCGTGGACAAGCCGCAGCATGCTTAAGTCAACAGACCCACAGTGATGTGAAAAGTGAAGAGACATGCATTTTACCTCTACATAAAATCACTGGGCTCAACATCTGTTGTTTTTACTGATACCAAGATGGAAAACTGATTGCTTTAGATTCGAGGTCTTCTAGTCTTTAAGGCTGTGTGAGGACCTTTTTAAGGCATTCACTCTTTACAGTACTCTAAGAAACCTCACTGTACAAGTGCAAGTGACAGCATAGGCTTTCCTTGGCAGCTGTCTGATTCTGGGTAACAACTGGGGGTGGGAGGGGGGCAGGTTTGATATTGAGTAACACAGATCTGATGACTGTGTGTGGGATTCTTACTCAGGTCAAGCAGCTGTTACTGAacataaatctgaaaaaatatttaatttagaaGTACATTTCATATTCATTTTCTGTGAACAAAGctaacattttgttttatattgccATTGATACCGGTGAGAATCGGTGAGCAACCTACTATGTATTTAATCATTTGTAGTCACAAACTGTCGCCATTGTGTTTCAGTCACTCAGGAGGGGGCTTGACATACGGCAGCATGGACAAGGAAGACTTTAAGGTACTCAacaagggagaagaggaggagatggtgcGTATCTTGTCTTTATGTCCTGTGCAGTTGTCTCCTGGACTTTCTTCAAAGAGTTTACTTTTCTGTCTTTGTAGGAGCTGCATGGCTATCGCTTGTGTCGTTGGCGACTGGCCCTTGTAGGCCTCGGAGTGTTGTGTACAGGGGGCTTCCTCCTCCTGTTGCTGTATTGGATGCCAGAGTGGTGCGTCAAATCCACTTGCACCCGGACCACAGTGCGGGATGCAGAAGTGGTGCTGTTACAATCCACAGTACGTATGGTGTGGGCAAAAGGCGAGACACTCCTACCACACTTTGTAAATATTTGGAGTCCCCCGTAAACCTTAGGCAATCATCTATAGTCTACATTTAGAAACTTCCCATAGAAAGGTCATATAACTGTTGGTGATTAATCATTACCACCTGTGAAATGCATTGATACATTTGACTGTCATGGTGTTTCAGTACAACAGCAGTATTGTCTCAGCACAAATGCATTTGTCTTTTGGTTCTTGTATAGTAACTTGTGCGggaatgttcaaatcatttttcgCTGTCCTTCCTTGCCTCTGTGGGTGGGTGCACAagttcgtgtgtgtgtttgcattctTTTCTCCATTGTTTATTGTTCTAGCTTGTAAAAAtcatatatgaagtaaaaatgACAGTAGGATGAAAATCTTATGACCCAAGCATATAATttacaattagaaatgactgattGCACAGCTCTAATTATACTTGGTTCTATTTTTAATCACCATGTATGTTTTGGATTTAAATTGTGTTAGGATGAATTCCGACGCTGGTTCTTGGCCAAGGTACGAGTGATGCTTGTCCCGGGGAGCAACCCCTTCCACAGCCTGGAGACCCAGaccacctccccctcctctccttcctctccctcttctccctcttctccctcttctctatcctctcccccctctcccttctctccccctttgGCCAACGGACACACACCTCATCCTTCCGATGGCAGCCCTGCTCAGGAGCTCGTCAAAAGATATGCTGACTACCAACCTTCACAGGTAATCAAGTTCTTCTGCAAATAATACTATGGGCAGATAATAATTGTCATAATAATATAACTGAAGAACTTCTTTAACTTCATTTTCCACAGATCCGTTATTTTTCCTTACATAGCACAAAGTATTATTGGAACGATGCAAAGCAGAACTTCGAGGTTTTAAAGTGAGTCTTTCCAAAACAATTATTAAACCACAATGCATTTGACCGTAGAGCTGCTGTAAACATAGATTTATCATTTAATGTGATGTAATGCCATAATATTGTTACAGTGGCCTGGAAGATCTGCAGCTCAGCTGCTCTAGACTCCACTCTGAACATAGTGGGGGCTTGTCCCAGAACCAGCAGGAGTACAGGTGAGGTTTGTAGTTGTCTAAACACTCTAAggtcaattaagactttaaaatgaaccatcCATCTGTTGCAGGAGACTGTTCTTTGGAATGAATGAAATTGAAGTGAAAGTGCCTTCTGTTTTCAAGCTGCTCATCAAAGAGGttacaaacttttattttgtcctAAGTTTGAGTTTGCATTGTAATAGTGGTATGTAATTCTTTTTATAGGTTCTCAACCCTTTCTACATCTTTCAACTCTTCAGCGTGATCCTGTGGAGTGCTGATGAGTATTACTACTATGCTATGGCCATTGTGTTGATGTCTGTCATATCCATAGCTACCTCTCTGTACACCATCAAAAAGGTTTGATAGTAGCACATTTTGGAATGATAAACATATAGAAACATATGACAAAgctgtaattgacttttttaatgTTTAGCAATATGTCATGCTCCATGATATGGTGGCAGCTCACAGTATTGTCCGTGTATCTGTTTGCCGAGCCAACAATGGTAAGTGTTTTTAAGACCATTACAAACATTACATGTTACAGTTTgtaattttttcatatttttccatACTAGATATTGATGAGATTTTATCTACTGACCTTGTGCCTGGTGATGTGATGGTCATCCCCAGTAATGGGACTATCATGCCTTGTGATGCTGTGCTAATCAGCGGCACCTGCATTGTCAATGAAAGCATGCTCACAGGTAAGAAATAGAAACATTTTGGCTTAAATGAGACCAATCATGGTATACAAATCTcttcaaatctttttttttttgattattattattataattcatTAGGTGAAAGTGTTCCAGTGACAAAGACCAACCTTCCAAATCCATTGCcgggggacagaggggggtcTGACTCTGCCtacaacacagaggagcacaagAGACACACTCTCTTCTGTGGCACCAACATCATCCAGACACGTTTCTACACGGGTGAACTGGTGAAGGCACTGGTGGTTCGTACAGGTCAGTAggattacaaataaaatgtattctcaAATCCTAATCAATACTTAAACTAGTAACGATAATTGTATAAAAGAgtgttttactattttaaaatgGGCATCTTGCGTTTTCCTTGGTAAACAATATTGCCTAATGTCTGTAAATGCCATTTAaacttacaaaataaaagttcatGTTCACTTTCAGAATATTTGCAGCTTTTGTTCACATATTTTTCAGGTTTCAGCACAGCCAAAGGTCAGCTTGTTCGTTCCATCCTTTACCCAAAACCCACTGACTTCAAGCTGTATCGAGATGCCTAcctcttcctcttgtgtctAGTCGGTGTGGCAGGAATTGGTTTTATCTACTCCATTGTCCTCAGTGTCATGAATGAGGTTACTTAAATATTATGATTCAAATTAGTTTTTTAACCACATAAAAAGCATTAAACATAATCAAGTACTATTCTAAGTGGTAGCTAAGTTATGGATGGAGGTGTCTGTTCCCTAGGTTCCTGCTGGTACCATAGTTATTGAGTCTTTGGACATAATTACCATCACTGTGCCACCTGCACTCCCAGCTGCTATGACAGCGGGTATTGTGTACGCTCAGAGACGTCTTAAACAGATTGGAATATTCTGCATTAGTCCACAGAGAATAAATATCTGTGGGCAGATTAATCTGGTCTGCTTTGACAAGGTGAGCTttacagtattttgtttttattgtctttttgaaaaaaaaattaaattcagTTTCTGCTTTTTtgtcttatgtatttttaaCTCATTTGTTTTTACAGACAGGAACTCTCACAGAAGATGGTTTAGATTTGTGGGGAGTGCAGAGAGTTGAAAATGGCAGGTATGCTAGTTTGCCTACTTCTGTGTTATGCTCTTCTGTTTTCTGTTAGAATTGCATTTGTATTTATCTGTCTGTAACATATTTGTGTTTGACAATGTTCTAGTTTCCACCTCTCAGAGGAAACCGCTTATAAGGAGAGTCTTGTCAAGTCTCAGTTTGTGGCCTGCATGGCCACCTGCCATTCGCTTACCAAAATAGAGGGCCAGCTGTCAGGGGACCCACTAGACCTCAAAATGTTTGAGGCTACAGGCTGGGTAAGCAGACACATGTGTTAATCATGACAGCAACTAAGTCTCTCCAACATCTTGCTAACACTTCTGtgaaacaaaatgtaacaaaCTTCTTATGCTTTTTTGGCGGGGGTTCAGATCCTTGAAGAGGCCACTGAGGAAGAAACGTCTCTCCACAACCGGATTATGCCCACAGTTGTCCGTCCTCCAAAACAACTGTTGCCCAAAGATGTCTCCATATCAGCTGAGCAAGACATGGTACACACACTGTGAATGTGAAATAATTTGAGATTGCAATAAGGAAGGCAGAGTCTGACTggtcattttatttctttttaggAACTTTATGAACTTTCTGTAAGTGTTCAATTGACACAATGACATCTTAACACAATTTTGAATCTTTGAaattgtcataaataatgatttatgctttttgtattttatgtgtataGTCTGCCTATGAGATTGGTATTGTGCGCCAGTTTCCCTTTTCATCAGCCCTGCAGAGGATGAGTGTAGTTGCTCGTTTGTTGGGTGAGAAGCGAATGGATGCCTACATGAAAGGAGCTCCAGAGGTGGTGGCTAGTCTTTGCAAAAAAGATACAGGTAACTTGTTTTCTGTATGATTAGTTTCTCTTGGTTCTAGATTACTTTTTCATCTCCTTGTATCTTATTCTTTTCAGTACCAGCTAATTTTTCAGACATTTTGGAGGGCTACACAAAAGAAGGTTTCAGGGTCATAGCTTTGGCTCATCGTCGCCTTGAATCAAAAGTTTCCTGGCACAAGGTCCAAAATATCAACAGGTAATATTTGGTATATGAACTGTTTGTAAAcctttataaataaagaaataaagatagAAGTATCTTTTTTTGATCTAGGCCCAACCATttcctgatttttaaaaatatatttttgcattttaggAATAATATAGAGAAAAATATGGAGTTTCTTGGTTTGATCATCATGCAAAACAAACTTAAGGCTGAAACCCCGGATGTGCTGAAAGACCTCCACCAAGCCCATATTCGCACAGTTATGGTGACAGGTGATGACTTTATTGTGACCCTAATTTATAACATGTGGCCTTACTTCAAGAGTGAACATAAAATTTCCTAtctttgaatgtgtttttattaatctACTATGTCTGGTGGTTGGAGAGTTTGTAGATGAAAGAAGACACAATGAAAATGTAGCAAAAAGATTACAAAAATAGACAATTTCACTGACTTTGAAATGCCACTGTTACTCTAAAATCTATTATTAGAAATATGGAAAAGGTATATAACAGCAATTTCATTAAGACAAtaatcatatcaaatatttgtttcagatttttctggccatgtaaatgtatCCAATGATGAAGTATTTATATCttgtatttaaatttgatttttaaatgaaacttcAGGTGACAACATGCTGACAGCCATCTCAGTAGCCAGGGACTGTGGGATGATTCCTCCTCAGGACACTGTCATCATTGCAGATGCTCTTCCTCCCCATGACGGACAATCTGCCAGAATCAACTGGAGATACGCTGATAAACCAAGCAAAGCAACTCGACTGGAGGTGAGACAAAAAGATGCTGTCATTTGTACTATCTGATGCAGAACAAATACAGTATACATTTCTTACATCTACAGGAAATTAACATAAGTTTAGAGGATGTGTGCCACATAGATGAGCCCAAAACACGAGACATGTTCCACTTTGCTATGAATGGAAAATCTTTTGCCGTCATAGCAGAACACTTCCCCGACATGCTTCAAAAGGTATGAGGTTACCTTTCAAGAAGACGGCATTGGTGCAAACTGCAAAAACCTTTTGTACAATTAAAGACTTTTCTGTGTTCCAGTTGGTCTTGCATGGAACAGTATTTGCCAGAATGGCACCAGACCAGAAAACTCAACTCATTGAGACACTGCAAGGTGTAGAGTAAGTATATTTCAATTCATTACCATGTTACTATATACAGTAATa contains:
- the atp13a3 gene encoding polyamine-transporting ATPase 13A3, encoding MDKEDFKVLNKGEEEEMELHGYRLCRWRLALVGLGVLCTGGFLLLLLYWMPEWCVKSTCTRTTVRDAEVVLLQSTDEFRRWFLAKVRVMLVPGSNPFHSLETQTTSPSSPSSPSSPSSPSSLSSPPSPFSPPLANGHTPHPSDGSPAQELVKRYADYQPSQIRYFSLHSTKYYWNDAKQNFEVLNGLEDLQLSCSRLHSEHSGGLSQNQQEYRRLFFGMNEIEVKVPSVFKLLIKEVLNPFYIFQLFSVILWSADEYYYYAMAIVLMSVISIATSLYTIKKQYVMLHDMVAAHSIVRVSVCRANNDIDEILSTDLVPGDVMVIPSNGTIMPCDAVLISGTCIVNESMLTGESVPVTKTNLPNPLPGDRGGSDSAYNTEEHKRHTLFCGTNIIQTRFYTGELVKALVVRTGFSTAKGQLVRSILYPKPTDFKLYRDAYLFLLCLVGVAGIGFIYSIVLSVMNEVPAGTIVIESLDIITITVPPALPAAMTAGIVYAQRRLKQIGIFCISPQRINICGQINLVCFDKTGTLTEDGLDLWGVQRVENGSFHLSEETAYKESLVKSQFVACMATCHSLTKIEGQLSGDPLDLKMFEATGWILEEATEEETSLHNRIMPTVVRPPKQLLPKDVSISAEQDMELYELSSAYEIGIVRQFPFSSALQRMSVVARLLGEKRMDAYMKGAPEVVASLCKKDTVPANFSDILEGYTKEGFRVIALAHRRLESKVSWHKVQNINRNNIEKNMEFLGLIIMQNKLKAETPDVLKDLHQAHIRTVMVTGDNMLTAISVARDCGMIPPQDTVIIADALPPHDGQSARINWRYADKPSKATRLEEINISLEDVCHIDEPKTRDMFHFAMNGKSFAVIAEHFPDMLQKLVLHGTVFARMAPDQKTQLIETLQGVDYYVGMCGDGANDCGALKRAHGGISLSELEASVASPFTSRTPNISCVPSLIREGRAALITSFCVFKFMALYSIIQYISVTLLYSILSNLGDFQFLFIDIAIILIIVFTMSLNPAWKDLVSRRPPSGLISAPLLFSVLTQIIICLGFQTITFLWVKEQSWYTVWSPSSDACNKSSNLSDLNHTEIDEHNIKNYENTSIFYVSSFQYLIVAIVFSKGKPFRQPSYKNWPFVISTLILYFFLLFIMFYPVEAINDFLEIVCVPLDWRVKLLLVIVVNAVVSVVMESFILDIVLWKLVFSRDKQGSFGVTPAAPTPQGILDLRAYKCFVRLCCPHKMIPKARYMHLAQELSVDPDWPPKPTTTTEAKPCPENGSSYQIGINL